The following nucleotide sequence is from Rhizoctonia solani chromosome 15, complete sequence.
TGGCTCTCCTCCGCGGGCCACCATTCGCCAGCTGGAAGAATGGCAGTGACGATCTTCAAGCCTTCGGGGTCAAAGTGTTTTGCCTGGACATTTGCGGTTACCTCTTTTGCGATGCGCTCTTGTTCCGGAGAATGGGTGAAAATAGCTGAGCGGTACTCTAGATGAGCACGGATAAATAAGTTGAAGAGTCAAAATAGTGTTCAGATAACTCACGAGGCCCTATATCGTTACCCTGCCTGTTCAAAGTTGTAGGGTTGTGCGTGCGATAGAAAAACTCTGGACCGTTATGGGTCCTCAGCAGCTATTCGATTCATGAGCAAATATAGAAAACAGTGACTCACCTACAAGCTCGGCATATCCTACTTGGGTCGGATCGAATTCTATTCTCGCCGCTTCGGCATGTCCGGTATCTTTGTTGCATACTTGGCGGTACGTGGGGTTCTCGACATCTCCTCCGGTAAAACCGACTTGCGACTTCAAAAGTCCTTTATCTTTGTAATGCTTGACAAAAATATGTTCGGTACCCCAGAAGCAGCCCGAAGCAAAAGTGGCTACTTCAACTATTCACAAATCGATTGCCCGTTAGATCGAGATTTCTCATGTAATAAGTGGCGCACCTTTATCAGACGATGCCATTGAAAattgaggaggagcaaaGTTCGAGTTTCTACTGAAAAGACCTGCGAGCGGAATGGCAGAGGCTATGGTACGGTGTAAACGACCAAGCATCCGGTGGTGGAAGATAGCCGATCCTCTCCATTGTAATTTATGACATTTTGGCGTGATCGAGAAGATCGCGTCATTGGGGCTGATCCATCGGGGGCTGTGCCTCATCGCCACAATCACGTGGAGCTTGGTGTTTGTCCATGTCGTTTAATTGCAACGGATCAGGCTTAAGAGAACTGGATATCACTTCAACTTTTTGTTTGACGCGTTTTTAGCGGCACGTTGCATATTGATAGTCACTTGCATAAAGAAAGACAGAGGTCGATTACAGGAAAATACCTTGATTCATGTAAGCATAACTAAGTGTCACAGACACTCAGCTCAGACCAATGCAAGTGGCGGGGCCGCACATTTGCATGAGAATACATGTAACTATGAGTACCATATTTATCCTTCTGACAATAGTTTCTGCTTCAACAGGTTAAAATGCATGAGCGATCAACTCCGAAATAAACGGCTTGTATACTCACCGACGCTTCCAAACTGGTTAAATGCCATGAATCATGGGCAACGACCTTTTGCGGGTATCCGTGTGACATTGCCAATAGCAGCAAATAGCTGAGTCACGAGTTGAGCGATCTGATCATAAGCTCCTAAGTAATACTATAGTTCAACATTACATATCTCGTACTACAGGTGCATATGGTGCTATTTCATGTTTTTATCGATATATCCTTGATCGTTCGCCCCAAAGAGTCGATATTATGACATAAGTATACCCGGAATCTCTGTACTACATGGCTACATGACCCGTtcatcaatatatgcaaCACGCTGCAAATTGTGATCTCAGGCAACATTAATCTGGCTTACGGATGATTTTGTAGGGGATACAATCCATTTCGAGATACACGTCTATAGGCTCACTGTGTCGGCGTCTGGCATTTAGCAAACGAGGAATACTCGAGTTTAATAACGGGCCATGGCCATTATGGCTACACATCTCAATCAATGAGTATCAAAACTTATCGGTATTATACCACTCATTTGTCAGGCTGTGAGATGAGAGAGGTCGAGCTGAGTGGGAGAAGGTGAGCAGTGGTGTTGAAGCTTTGGAGTTCGCGTAGACTGGCTGATGTTCTCGTATTCGACGGAGGTTCTAAGGACTAAGTACATGAGAGATGAGTATATATAGAGTAATGAGTGTTGTTTGACCGTGCGGTAGTAATAACGAAATAACGAACGACAGTGAGTTATGAAATGAAATGGTAATGGGTCGCTTGCGCGACCCTCACACAGGCGTCGCATTACGAAGTGTGTGGCATAATTGCTGGAAGAACGAGTTGCCGATTCCCCAtaatctacatggtctgctTGTTTGTCCTATGACATAGCAATGCCACTCTCGAAACACGCCCGTGGGGAACGGCAGCGACTGCCTAAATGATTCCTTGTCTGGTTGGCCCTAAGAGGCGACCCCCCTTTCTCCAGTCGAAGATCGCAAGCATATCAGACGAAAGGTTACTAACCGGCCCGAAAATTTTCTTTGGATCGGACCAATCAGGTGAATTTGTAGAGCAATGAACCAATCAGATTCGTTAGCTCCGTTATCGGGTGGCACAAGCCGCATCTTCACACGCTCTTCTGTATCTATTACCTCATGCTACACCGCCGTCCTTGGAGCGTTAGGCGATGGACGTTTCTGTCAGGAAGAAAAATAAACCTACTATTGCTTCCGCTTTGATTTAATTCGCATTTGATGCCACAGCTATATCCAAGCAGTATTTACATTCTGTGCTTTGTTACATTTTATCTATTACACATTTATCCTTACACCCCTCCCGTTCGACCCAACCCCCAGAAAATTATCTTGGGCCAGACCAAAAAGGAAAGCATACGTAGAGATGAAAACGTAGGCATACATATAACAGCAACAAGTAGACAGGCGCGGAAAGGAGACAAGTATGCGTGGATCACGCCGAGTCATCACAGTCTGAGTCATCATAAATAACCCCTTGTTCTTTTAAGAACTTTAACAATGCATAATACTGAATATTCCACATGGGCTTGCCAAGACGAGCAATGTGATTAACTCCGGCAGGTTTCATCACTTCGTCCCAGGGGGTAATCAAATCCTGTTCATCCCAGGTCATGTCGCGACCAAACCCTTGAGGACCTCCAAATGTCATAATGTACCAAAGATTTTGGAGGCCGTCTACAAGGAGGCGATAGGCAGAAGTGTGAGTTTTTATCCCCTTGGATAGAAGATAGAATGAGCCCCGCTTGCGGTGTAGAAGCTTGGACTTGACGGTGTGGGTATAACCAGCAATGCGAGTAAAGGCGATCAGGATGCGGGCGGTTAAAGCTCGCTCAACACACGAAAGCTTGAGGAAGATGGTCCCTCCTGGCTGAACAGCGCGCAGAGCGAGCAGGATTTGGGAAATTAAGATACGGTTCCAGTTCCATGCGCGGATTGCATTGTCGGGGTGCAAGCGCAGGTGATGAGCGTCGCAAACAATAAAATCGAACTCATGTGGACGAAAGGGGAAAGGTGATAGGTGAAGAGCGAGTGCTCGAGAGCCGGAAATATGCGATGTACCGGGCTTGGGTTTGGTAGGAGCAAGATCAATTAAAGTGAGGTCCAGTTCGTGGATGTTGATCCGCGAACGGAGCGGACCGGGGATAGCACACCCATGACCAGCGTCTTCGATAGGTAGGGATATACCCACTCCGGTAGCATATGGGCATGTGCGTAGAATATACGAGGCGTAACCGCCAGGATTGGATCTACATCGACCTGTTGGTGAGTACAATGGATTCAGTAAGCCCAATGGCACACTAACCCAAGGTCCAGAAACCTCTCGGTGCGTACAAAACGGCCGTTTGCGAGGTCCATATACTGGAGGCTATCGTACATAATCTTGCACCAGTTCAGGTCCGTATTCTCGTGTTTGACGTGGTCAGAATTGAACCTCTGTTCACGAAAGTGGCGGTCGACCGTATTCGAGCTCCATCCCTGCAGAACTGGTTAGTAAAATAAACCGTCTACGGATAGGTGAAATACCATAGAGCGGATCTCATTCAAGAGGCAAAGAATCCTACAGTCTTCACGCTGCATCAATGCGTCGCCGAGCCATTTGGACTTGGGCTCGACCTCTGCCGACTCCCAGGTGGGAGAATCCAGTAAGGATTGCGACATGACGACTGATAGTATGGAAGAGTTATGGCTTGTAAAATGAGGTAAATGGGAGGGCAGGCTCGAGAGCggagaggatgaggatgaacCACCTCGCAAGGGGGTTCAAATACCCTAGCCACATACTTTCGTGCCACGGTATAATTACATAATCATATTACAAACATGCACAGACCCAGCAAGCTGATTCGCTGTATTAAATATCCATACACGTGTCTCAGATTCTATCTGCATATCGATGTTCCAGATTAAGGACCGAACTTTGCGCTCTGCCCTCATCATCCACTAGATGTCTTGGATGCATCCGGCTTATGCTAAAAGCGCACATAAAGTGAATTCTTGAAATATCGCCAGTGACCTGGCAGAACATTCGAGAACGTGCATACATGTACACGGTACGATCTATATAACTAATGATTCAGGTTTGATTCCGTGGCCTCGACGTCTGAGACTGTGGGAATAACTTGTAATACGGGTCTACTAACATGAGTCACCTTTTGGTAATAGATAAGAGTTTAATATAATCTGCCTGAAGGACATGACTCGGCCCTTCTCGACCCAGGAATGTGATAAGGAATTTTGGCCCCCGAGGCACACTCGTGGGTGAACCAGTCTTATAATACAGTAAAAGGGTTGCGGTAGCAATTACTTGAGTTGGAGCGCGTTGCTCCGAGTTCGGTCATTGGAATGTCTGTAAGTAGGCAGTTCCGCCATATTATCGACATTCAAATCAGAATGGATTAAGAACGTCTTCGTTCAACGGCGGTATATCTTTGTCTCACACTTAAACACAATGTATACGTAAGCAATCTTGAAGCCAGAAACGCACTGTGAAATATGCCCGAATATTCCTACTTTATTGTACGTACGTAATGGCAGTACTGAGAGTTAAAGCGGCCGTTCTCCAACAAATAATCATGTAGCTCCTTATACACGTATCAGCTTTTTCTGAAAGCTCCAGAGAATAACTACTAGTTAGGTGTGAATACGCCGGTCCTCACCCGTATATTGCTAGGTAGTGCTTTACATTGGCCTCCGTCTTATAGCTCGAGAGTTGGTATTCATTAAGCTATCATATAGAGCTTCTGGATATTGACACCTAGATCAATAAGCCATTGCTTTTCCTGTTCTATTGGGGTTTATGCATGGTGGTTACTCAAAGAGTATGACTTACCGTTTACCAATGTCTATGCTGATTATTGCAGACTTCTCAAAATGGTCAATGCTATGCTCCGCTCCCGAATCTCTCGGCATTTAGCCACAGCACTTACCTGTGCCATGTTTGTCACTAAAATGATAGGTTAACAATAATAAAGCTACAGGGCCGCTCGAATATACAGCCGCGGTAGCTCAGCTGGGAGAGCGTTAGACTGAAGCTAAGCAAGGAGACTTGGTTGGTAGCAATCTACAGGTCACCTGTTCAATCCAGGTTCGTGGCATTTTTTTCAGCTGGTGTATAAAGCAAAGAATTACAAAATTCCTTTTGTCATTTAAATGGCCGAGTTTATGACTGTATATCGCCGATTTTAGCTTgggggtgttgccaattaAACACCTGTTGGAGGATTAAACTTTACAATTCTTAGACGTACGCTGTAAAACCTTCATATCCATCCTGCGCCCAGTAAGCGTTGTCTCTAAACCTATCCAGCAATACCCAGCGTGTGAATCTTTCCTACTTATAGACAATCGTTATGTGCTTTACTGTCGACGCGTCACTAGGACCCGGCCAAGGGTAAGAGAAATCATGATGGCGAGCATTGTCTTGCGAAGCCAAATAAAGGATAACAACAATCAGAGCCTTCAGTAAAGTAACTCGAGCTCGTTGTCCCATTATTGTACTTCCTTTTTTTCCGATCAATTTTTCTTAGATGTTCTCGAAAAATCCTCGGTCGGTTTTTTTGGTGTGGCCTGGCTCATAAAATGCGTTGCTTGTACAGTACTTGTGCATTTATCAAGAACATCTTACGCTAATTGGGAAATAAAGTCACTGCAATCGATACCTGCATGAGGCCCCCTAACTGTTTTGGTCACAAAGAACGAAAATGGATGGAGGGTCATATCACTCGCAAAGACTGATAAGCCTTTTTTATGGCATTGCCGAGGCCCACTTAAGTGAGTAACGCTATATGTTAACGGACACGTAGACCCTATTCAGGAAACCTACCGGTGAAGAATGAAACAAGGGAATTGAGTAGGGGAGTAACCTAACGCACCCGAATAGTTTGCAAACCACTTTCAATCACCCCTGTAACTTAGACTTTGGAGAAGATGCTTTTTGCCAACAGAGACCAGCCGGTGGCCGAACGCGGTGGGTCCAGACAAGCATTGCCGAACAAAATGATCGGGTACAAGTATAAGTTGTCAAAGAGAAGGCGCCAGGTTTGGGATAACATACCCGAACTCCCCGGGAGTGGCAAATTGGGCCATAAAAATATCACTTCTTAAGCTCCGGGTTAAGGCATTCTTACTTTTTAGCATTGATTTTACGCATATTTTGGTTCGAATTTTATCCAAGAATCTATATGCCGTAACTTGTATACATGCTGGGCGATAGCATTGTACACCAAATACGCAAGGCCCTAAACAAAAACGCGGATCATCATATCAATTGCCCAAGGTCTCAACGACCAGTGGCGCTCGAGTATCGAATGATATGGAAAAACGTCGAATAATAAACCCAGCCAGCGCTCAACGATTGGCAAAAGAACGCTGAAAGATTTCGTCTGAATGAAATTATTTGATCTGTGCTGGCCAGGTGCTTGCCTCACGAGAACCTCATGGGCATACACCTGCCCGGTAATCAAACGCGAGTTGGAACCAAGCATGGCCAAACTAATAAAGGCCAAAAAATCGAATTTTCTGGCTAAATAAGAACGCCTTACAAAAGCTGAAATCGATGTCGAGATGTGGAGCAAGGTTGTCAGAGACGTGTCATTCATGGAGAGCGACACATATAGCTAACGTGGATGCCAGCTCAGATGTAATTAGTCAAGCGAGGCGGGGGCGGGATACGGTGCCACGTCGCGCTACGTGGCCGTGCGAAGGAGTCACGTGCTGACACGTAGCATGTGGACGCATATAAACGACGGATGGCGCAGCTCTTTCTCCCCAAACTTGACCGCCGCCAGCCATGGCTGCTCGTCCCTCTCGCTCCTACGCCGCATCTGTGGCATTTATCTTATTCGCTGTTATCGCTGCGATATGCCTTGTCCCTGTTGCTCGTGCAAACGACGACAAAAATTACGGAACTGTCATCGGTATTGATTTGGGAACTACTTACTCTTGCGTTGGTGTACACCGTGGTGGACGCGTCGAAATCATTGCCAATGACCAGGGCAACCGTATTACTCCTTCTTGGGTCCAATTTGGTGACGATGAGCGACTGTAAGAAGATTAATTTGAGTTTATTCGGACTATAGTTGACTATTCATTTTAGTATCGGAGACGCCGCCAAGGCCGCATTCCACACTTCTCCTTCTCAAACTGTCTTTGACGCCAAACGTCTCATTGGTCGCAAGTACGACGATCCCGAGCTCAAGCGCGATATGAAGCACTGGCCTTTCAAAATCGTCAACAAGGGTGGAAAGCCAATGATCCAGGTCAAGAACAAGTCTGAGCTCAAGGATTTCGTGagttgttttgttttgttttacTTTCCATTCTGATTGCTTAACTCCGTCTTAGACCCCTGAAGAAATCTCTGCCATGGTCTTGACAAAGATGAAGGAGACCGCTGAGGCTTACCTCGGCAAGAAGGTCACCCATGCTGTTGTCACTGTTCCCGCCTACTTCAACGACGCCCAGCGCCAGGCTACCAAGGATGCCGGTACTATCGCCGGACTTACTGTCCTCCGTATCGTCAACGAGCCTACCGCTGCCGCCATCGCCTACGGTCTTGACAAGAAGGGGGGTGAAACTCAAATCATCGTCTATGATCTTGGAGGCGGAACTTTCGATGTTTCCCTTCTTTCTATCGACGACGGTGTCTTTGAGGTCTTGGCTACTGCTGGTGACACCCACCTTGGTGGCGAAGATTTTGATAACCGTGTCATTGAACACTTCATCCGCGAGTACAAGAAGAAGACTGGTACCGACGTCACCAAGAACCAGCGCGCTGTTTCCAAACTCAAGAAGGAAGTCGAAAAGGCCAAGCGTACTCTCTCTAGCCAAATGTCTACCAAGCTCGAGATCGAATCCTTCGAGAACGGCAACGATTTCTCTGAGACTTTGACTCGCTCCAAGTTCGAAGAGCTCAACATCGACCTCTTCCGCAAGACTATGAAGCCCGTTGAACAAGTTCTCAAGGATGCTGGCGTCAAGAAGGAGGACGTTTCTGATGTAAGCTTGTGTTCCGCCAACCATTATTGGTGTTGTATCTAATCTTCTCCCACTCAGATTGTCCTCGTTGGTGGTTCGACTCGTATCCCTAAGGTCCAACAGCTCATCAAGGAGTACTTCGGAAAGGAGCCATCCAAGGGTATCAACCCTGATGAGGCCGTCGCCTACGGTGCTGCCATCCAAGGTGGTATCTTGTCCGGTGAGGAAGGCGTTGAAGACGTCGTCCTCATCGATGTCTGCCCCTTGACCCTCGGTATCGAGACCACTGGTGGTGTCTTCACCAAGCTCATCCCCCGTAATACTGTCGTCCCCACCAAGAAGTCTCAGATCTTCTCTACCGCCGCCGACAACCAGCCCACTGTCTTGATTCAGGTCTTTGAGGGTGAACGTTCGTTGACCAAGGACAACAACCTGCTCGGCAAGTTCGAGCTCTCTGGTATTCCTCCCGCCCAACGCGGTGTTCCTCAGATCGAGGTCACCTTCGAGATCGATGCCAACGGTATCCTCAAGGTCGGCGCCGCTGACAAGGGAACGTAAGTTATCCTTAGCTTTCTGTTCGCATACAGTCATTGATTCTATTTGATTACAGTGGCAAGTCCGAATCTATCACCATTACCAATGAGAAGGGTCGCCTCTCTCAAGAGGAAATTGACCGCATGGTCCGTGAAGCCGAGGAGTTCGCGTCTGAGGACGAGGCCCAACGCAAGCGTATCGAAGCTCTCAACGGCCTCCAGAACTTTGTCTGGGGTCTCAAGTCTCAGCTCGGTGACCAGGAAGGTCTCGGTGGCAAGATCTCTGACGA
It contains:
- a CDS encoding heat shock protein HSP70 family protein produces the protein MAARPSRSYAASVAFILFAVIAAICLVPVARANDDKNYGTVIGIDLGTTYSCVGVHRGGRVEIIANDQGNRITPSWVQFGDDERLIGDAAKAAFHTSPSQTVFDAKRLIGRKYDDPELKRDMKHWPFKIVNKGGKPMIQVKNKSELKDFTPEEISAMVLTKMKETAEAYLGKKVTHAVVTVPAYFNDAQRQATKDAGTIAGLTVLRIVNEPTAAAIAYGLDKKGGETQIIVYDLGGGTFDVSLLSIDDGVFEVLATAGDTHLGGEDFDNRVIEHFIREYKKKTGTDVTKNQRAVSKLKKEVEKAKRTLSSQMSTKLEIESFENGNDFSETLTRSKFEELNIDLFRKTMKPVEQVLKDAGVKKEDVSDIVLVGGSTRIPKVQQLIKEYFGKEPSKGINPDEAVAYGAAIQGGILSGEEGVEDVVLIDVCPLTLGIETTGGVFTKLIPRNTVVPTKKSQIFSTAADNQPTVLIQVFEGERSLTKDNNLLGKFELSGIPPAQRGVPQIEVTFEIDANGILKVGAADKGTGKSESITITNEKGRLSQEEIDRMVREAEEFASEDEAQRKRIEALNGLQNFVWGLKSQLGDQEGLGGKISDEDKKTILATVKETTDWIEENGQTATSEDLEEKLQEVQAVVNPITGKLYGSGSGSSEGSSSHDEL
- a CDS encoding peptide methionine sulfoxide reductase gives rise to the protein MLGRLHRTIASAIPLAGLFSRNSNFAPPQFSMASSDKVEVATFASGCFWGTEHIFVKHYKDKGLLKSQVGFTGGDVENPTYRQVCNKDTGHAEAARIEFDPTQVGYAELLLRTHNGPEFFYRTHNPTTLNRQGNDIGPQYRSAIFTHSPEQERIAKEVTANVQAKHFDPEGLKIVTAILPAGEWWPAEESHQMYLFKNPSGYQCETHRLHW
- a CDS encoding FtsJ-like methyltransferase; this encodes MSQSLLDSPTWESAEVEPKSKWLGDALMQREDCRILCLLNEIRSMGWSSNTVDRHFREQRFNSDHVKHENTDLNWCKIMYDSLQYMDLANGRFVRTERFLDLGSNPGGYASYILRTCPYATGVGISLPIEDAGHGCAIPGPLRSRINIHELDLTLIDLAPTKPKPGTSHISGSRALALHLSPFPFRPHEFDFIVCDAHHLRLHPDNAIRAWNWNRILISQILLALRAVQPGGTIFLKLSCVERALTARILIAFTRIAGYTHTVKSKLLHRKRGSFYLLSKGIKTHTSAYRLLVDGLQNLWYIMTFGGPQGFGRDMTWDEQDLITPWDEVMKPAGVNHIARLGKPMWNIQYYALLKFLKEQGVIYDDSDCDDSA